In Lagopus muta isolate bLagMut1 chromosome 20, bLagMut1 primary, whole genome shotgun sequence, the following proteins share a genomic window:
- the DHRS11 gene encoding dehydrogenase/reductase SDR family member 11 isoform X2 gives MGLEFRLAQGHRGTALSLILLQKLAAECQSAGYPGTLIPYKCDLSNEEEILSMFSAIKTLHQGVDVCINNAGLARPEPLLSGKTEGWRTMIDVNVMAVSICTREAYQSMKERNIDDGHIININSMNGHSVVPQSVVHFYSATKYAVTALTEGLRQELREAKTHIRATCISPGLVETGFAFKLHDNDPERAAATYESIRCLKAEDMANAVIYVLSAPPHVQIGDIQMRPTEQIS, from the exons aAATTGGCAGCTGAATGCCAGAGTGCCGGCTACCCTGGGACCCTCATCCCATACAAGTGTGATCTCTCCAACGAAGAGGAGATCCTGTCCATGTTCTCTGCCATCAAGACCCTTCACCAGGGAGTTGATGTGTGCATCAACAACGCAGGGCTGGCGCGCCCGGAGCCTCTGCTCTCAGGGAAGACAGAGGGCTGGCGGACGATGATAGAC GTCAACGTGATGGCTGTCAGCATCTGTACCCGGGAGGCCTATCAGTCCATGAAGGAGAGAAACATCGATGACGGTCATATTATTAACATTAACAG CATGAATGGTCACAGCGTTGTGCCACAGTCTGTGGTGCACTTTTACAGTGCCACCAAGTATGCAGTCACAGCACTCACAGAGGGGCTGAGGCAAGAACTCAGAGAAGCAAAGACTCATATACGAGCTACA tGTATATCTCCAGGACTGGTAGAAACAGGATTTGCTTTTAAGCTTCATGATAATGACCCTGAGAGAGCTGCTGCAACCTATGAGAGCATTCGG TGTCTCAAAGCTGAAGATATGGCTAATGCTGTCATATATGTCCTCAGTGCCCCACCTCATGTACAG ATTGGAGATATACAGATGAGGCCCACGGAACAGATATCATAG
- the MRM1 gene encoding rRNA methyltransferase 1, mitochondrial, translating into MEQALRSLARGAVGLPSATCSRCFGEGPARVRQPWRFCTAAARGGDRARISGGSLRDSGWGSARREVSKGGRRPEGRALSIERTRGSEILFGVAPCSMALSRARRDLFRLFLKRSSGPQRAISSEFVLQAAARGVPVLHVGRRELDALCGGRVHQGVCLEATPLRFKRLEEAEEPGLGDGESPKRQLLWLVLEQIQDPMNLGALLRSAYFLGADRVVTSRRNSCPLTPIVSKASSGAMEVFDVYSTDDLRSFLKAKAAEGWEVVGTVSQSETVENVPVISCLEFRWNKPIILVIGSEGDGLSLETQLLCHQMLVIPSGRALHPGIESLNVSVATGILLHSICSQKLRHGD; encoded by the exons ATGGAGCAGGCGCTCAGGTCTCTCGCCCGCGGGGCCGTGGGGCTGCCGTCCGCCACCTGCAGCCGCTGCTTTGGGGAGGGCCCCGCGCGGGTCCGGCAGCCCTGGCGGTTCTGCACGGCTGCGGCGCGAGGCGGGGACAGAGCCCGCATCTCCGGTGGGAGTCTGCGGGACTCAGGCTGGGGCTCGGCGAGACGCGAGGTCTCGAAGGGCGGGAGGAGGCCGGAGGGAAGGGCTCTGTCCATCGAGAGGACGAGGGGCAGCGAGATCCTATTCGGCGTAGCGCCGTGCTCCATGGCCCTGTCCCGGGCCAGGAGGGATCTGTTCAGGCTGTTCCTCAAGCGGAGCAGCGGCCCTCAGCGTGCGATCAGCAGCGAGTTCGTGCTGCAGGCCGCGGCACGCGGGGTTCCCGTGCTCCACGTCGGGAGGAGGGAGCTGGATGCGTTGTGCGGGGGCCGCGTCCACCAGGGAGTGTGCTTGGAGGCCACTCCGCTCCGCTTCAAGAGGCTGGAGGAGGCCGAAGAGCCCGGTTTGGGGGATGGAGAGAGCCCGAAACGGCAGCTGCTGTGGCTCgtgctggagcagatccagGACCCCATGAACCTGGGGGCACTGCTGCGCTCTGCGTATTTCTTGGGGGCGGACAGAGTGGTGACGAGCCGGAGGAACAG ctgCCCCTTGACTCCAATAGTGAGCAAAGCAAGTTCTGGAGCTATGGAAGTCTTTGATGTCTACAGCACGGATGATCTCAGGAGCTTTTTGAAG GCTAAAGCTGCAGAAGGCTGGGAAGTTGTGGGAACAGTGAGCCAGTCTGAAACTGTGGAAAATGTTCCTGTCATCAGCTGCTTGGAGTTTCGGTGGAACAAACCCATTATTTTAGTGATAG GTAGTGAAGGTGATGGCCTTTCCCTGGAGACGCAGCTCCTGTGCCACCAGATGCTGGTCATCCCCTCTGGCAGGGCACTGCACCCAGGCATCGAGTCACTGAACGTCTCCGTAGCCACTG GCATTCTCCTGCACTCCATCTGCAGCCAAAAGCTGAGGCACGGTGATTGA